In Bactrocera oleae isolate idBacOlea1 chromosome 5, idBacOlea1, whole genome shotgun sequence, a genomic segment contains:
- the fs(1)K10 gene encoding DNA-binding protein K10, translated as MAKNFQNGRPVHRAAAIPYKKPFKNLGNGGGGPVHHGNFNPMMFNGSQIPDNPGYLDFNNPSPPVGIGGGSGLGQLQQKKKNNKNRPKGKPQTQFHQPLVNTQTQQNGSGNWNKNKGVHYQGPNNTTNNRFNGGNVGGPRIFINGAQNMPNGPNRGRRMGPPGVPRGNIPMPAMPPPHGFQPPMIPPIPPMGRGPMPPPMGIQPPPPFLRRSGRIGPIPPIPPPIPPMIPPRMPRAMPPAPFSNAGKIKKPNTKLVKKVVKGKSTIKTLKNLVNQYPIEKPWVTKEIRAEYDKKVDIENRLKGNKNDDLFAQFKVQRDKFVSMYENAREEYLKKEAEAVKAKDAKDKQTINKTATKEENKNDAKAK; from the exons atggcaaaaaattttcaaaatggcaGACCCGTGCACAGGGCTGCGGCAATACCATACAAAAAACCGTTCAAGAACTTGGGGAATGGCGGTGGGGGCCCTGTGCATCACGGCAATTTCAATCCGATGATGTTCAATGGTAGTCAAATTCCTGATAATCCTGGTTACTTAGATTTCAACAACCCATCGCCACCGGTAGGTATTGGCGGTGGAAGTGGGCTAGGTCAATTgcagcaaaaaaagaaaaataataagaatagaCCTAAAGGAAAACCACAAACACAATTTCATCAACCTCTGGTAAACACTCAAACGCAACAAAATGGTAGTGGAAATTGGAATAAAAATAAAGGAGTTCATTATCAAGGTCcaaataatacaactaataataGATTCAATGGTGGAAATGTCGGTGGCCcaagaatttttattaatgGGGCTCAAAATATGCCCAACGGTCCCAACCGCGGACGTCGTATGGGACCACCTGGCGTTCCACGAGGAAATATACCAATGCCGGCTATGCCACCACCGCACGGATTCCAGccaccgatgattccaccaatACCACCAATGGGTCGAGGCCCAATGCCTCCTCCAATGGGTATACAACCACCACCACCATTTCTTCGACGCAGCGGACGTATCGGACCGATACCACCAATTCCACCTCCAATACCACCAATGATCCCACCGCGCATGCCTCGTGCTATGCCGCCAGCACCGTTTAGCAATGCtgggaaaattaaaaaaccaaacacGAAATTAGTGAAAAAGGTGGTAAAAGGAAAAAGTACCATTAAGACACTGAAAAACCTGGTGAATCAGTATCCCATCGAAAAGCCTTGGGTTACCAAGGAAATACGGGCTGAATATGACAAGAAAGTTGACATTGAAAATAggctcaaaggcaataaaaatgaTGATTTATTCGCACAATTTAAAGTGCAACGTGACAAGTTTGTATCTATGTACGAAAATGCCCGCGAGGAATATTTGAAAAAGGAGGCGGAAGCCGTTAAGGCAAAG GATGCTAAAGACAAACAAACAATTAACAAGACCGCCACAAAGGAAGAAAACAAGAATGATGCAAaagcaaagtaa
- the crn gene encoding protein crooked neck — translation MERPQKMPKVAKVKNKAPAEIQITAEQLLREAKERDLEILPPPPKQKISDPAELADYQQRKRKVFEDNLRKNRMVVSHWIKYAQWEESQKEIQRARSIWERALDNEHRNITIWLKYAEMEMKNKQVNHARNLWDRAVTIMPRVNQFWYKYTYMEEMLDNVAGARQVFERWMEWQPEEQAWQTYVNFELRYKEIDRAREIYERFVYVHPDVKNWIKFARFEESHGFVHGARRVFERAVEFFGEDYIDERLFIAFARFEEGQKEHDRARVIYKYALDHLSKDRTQELYKAYTIHEKKYGDRAGIEDVIVSKRKFQYEQEVAANPQNYDAWFDYLRLIEGEGDVDLIRETYERAISNVPPANEKNYWRRYIYLWINYALYEELETEDFERTRQIYKTCLELIPHKKFTFSKIWLMYAQFEIRCKELQKARKTLGMAIGLCPRDKLFRGYIELEIQLREFDRCRLLYEKFLEFGPENCVTWMKFAELENLLGDTDRARAVFELAVQQTRLDMPELLWKAYIDFEVSQGEMELARQLYERLLERTHHVKVWMSYAKFELLQQDSELADDPEINIKLSRRVYERANDTLRNASDKESRVLLLEAWRDFERESGDSHALNKVMEKMPRRVKKRQKIVSESGVEEGWEEVFDYIFPEDELARPNLKLLAAAKMWKKQKESINTEPPASDLSDESNTEKDKIEDN, via the exons ATGGAAAGACCACAAAAAATGCCCAAAGTAGCTAAG GTGAAAAACAAAGCCCCAGCTGAAATTCAGATTACTGCAGAACAATTGTTGCGCGAAGCTAAAGAACGTGATCTAGAAATTCTTCCACCGCCTCCTAAGCAAAAGATTTCGGATCCTGCAGAATTAGCGGACTACCAACAACGCAAACGTAAAGTATTTGAAGATAATCTACGAAAAAATCGCATGGTAGTAAGTCACTGGATTAAGTACGCGCAATGGGAAGAGTCACAGAAAGAAATACAGCGAGCACGTTCAATATGGGAACGTGCACTGGATAATGAGCACCGAAATATCACTATATGGCTAAAGTATGCggaaatggaaatgaaaaacAAGCAAGTAAATCATGCGCGTAATTTATGGGATCGGGCTGTTACAATCATGCCGCGTGTTAATCAATTTTGGTATAAGTACACATATATGGAAGAAATGTTGGATAATGTAGCGGGAGCACGTCAAGTGTTTGAAAGATGGATGGAGTGGCAGCCTGAAGAACAAGCTTGGCAGACCTATGTTAACTTTGAATTGcgttacaaggaaatcgaccgTGCGCGCGAAATCTACGAGCGTTTTGTATATGTCCACCCTGATGTAAAAAACTGGATTAAATTTGCTCGTTTTGAAGAATCTCATGGCTTTGTACATGGTGCACGTCGTGTATTTGAACGTGCCGTTGAATTCTTTGGAGAGGATTATATTGATGAACGACTATTCATTGCATTTGCGCGTTTTGAAGAAGGTCAAAAGGAGCATGATAGGGCGCGAGTGATTTACAAATATGCGCTAGACCATCTATCAAAAGATCGAACACAGGAACTTTATAAAGCTTACACAATTCATGAGAAAAAATATGGCGACAGGGCAGGTATTGAAGATGTTATTGTTTCAAAGCGCAAATTCCAATATGAACAGGAGGTAGCCGCGAATCCTCAAAACTATGATGCTTGGTTCGATTACTTGCGATTAATTGAAG GTGAAGGCGATGTCGATCTTATACGCGAAACATACGAGCGTGCTATCTCCAACGTTCCACCTGCCAATGAGAAAAACTATTGGCGCCGTTATATTTACTTATGGATCAATTATGCACTCTATGAAGAACTTGAAACAGAGGATTTCGAACGTACCCGACAAATATACAAAACATGCCTGGAACTTATACctcacaaaaaatttacatttagtaAAATTTGGCTAATGTATGCACAGTTTGAAATTCGTTGCAAAGAATTACAAAAGGCTCGAAAAACTTTAGGAATGGCTATAGGCTTATGTCCACGCGACAAACTTTTCCGTGGTTATATAGAATTAGAAATACAGTTGCGTGAATTCGATCGCTGCCGATTGCTGTATGAAAAGTTTTTAGAGTTTGGACCTGAAAATTGCGTAACATGGATGAAATTTGCTGAGCTTGAAAACTTGCTCGGTGATACGGATCGAGCACGGGCAGTTTTCGAACTCGCAGTCCAACAAACGCGTCTTGACATGCCAGAACTGCTATGGAAAGCATACATAGACTTCGAGGTATCACAAGGTGAAATGGAATTGGCCCGTCAACTATACGAACGACTTTTGGAACGGACGCATCACGTTAAAGTGTGGATGTCATATGCGAAATTCGAATTATTACAACAAGATTCTGAACTTGCTGATGAccctgaaataaatataaaattatcaaGAAGGGTTTATGAACGTGCTAACGATACTCTACGTAATGCCAGTGACAAGGAATCTCGCGTATTGTTGCTAGAGGCATGGCGTGATTTTGAACGGGAATCAGGAGATAGTCACGCATTAAACAAAGTGATGGAGAAAATGCCTCGACGGGTTAAGAAGCGACAGAAGATCGTATCAGAAAGTGGCGTGGAGGAAGGATGGGAAGAAGTGTTTGACTACATTTTCCCAGAAGATGAATTGGCGCGTCCTAATTTGAAACTATTGGCTGCCGCCAAAATGTGGAAGAAACAAAAGGAATCTATTAATACAGAACCTCCAGCAAGTGATTTGAGTGATGAATCAAATACAGAAAAAGATAAGATAGAAGATAACTAA
- the LOC106617491 gene encoding fumarate hydratase, mitochondrial isoform X2, whose amino-acid sequence MASEAYRVESDTFGELKVPAEKYYGAQTMRSKLNFPIGGSSERMPQPVIQAMGILKKAAAEVNKEYGLDAKVSDAISKAADDVISGKLYEDHFPLVIWQTGSGTQTNMNVNEVISNRAIEMMGGELGSKSPVHPNDHVNKSQSSNDTFPTAIHISVALELNNNLKPAIKILHDALKAKSDEFKDIIKIGRTHTMDAVPLTLGQEFSAYAQQLAYALDRIDAALPRVYELALGGTAVGTGLNTRIGFAEKCAARIAQLTKLPFVSAPNKFEALAARDAMVEVHGVLNTIAVSLMKIGNDIRFLGSGPRCGLGELMLPENEPGSSIMPGKVNPTQCESLTMLAAQVMGNHVAVTVGGANGHFELNVFKPLIVSNVLRSIRLLSDGSRTFTSNCVNGIQANRDRIGKIMAESLMLVTALNPHIGYDKAAKIAKTAHKNGTTLKEEAINLGYLTAEQFEQWVKPSEMLGPK is encoded by the exons ATG gcCTCCGAAGCGTATCGTGTAGAATCCGACACATTTGGCGAACTAAAAGTTCCAGCTGAGAAGTATTATGGCGCCCAGACAATGCgatccaaattaaattttccgaTTGGCGGATCTTCTGAGCGCATGCCG CAACCGGTTATTCAAGCGATGGGAATTTTAAAGAAAGCTGCCGCTGAGGTGAACAAGGAGTATGGTCTTGACGCCAAGGTCAGTGACGCTATTTCGAAAGCTGCTGATGATGTCATATCCGGTAAATTGTATGAAGATCATTTTCCCTTGGTGATTTGGCAAACAGGTTCAGGCACACAAACTAATATGAATGTCAATGAG GTGATCAGCAACCGTGCCATTGAAATGATGGGTGGTGAATTGGGTTCAAAGAGCCCCGTCCATCCTAATGATCATGTGAATAAGTCGCAGAGCTCTAATGACACATTCCCTACAGCTATTCATATTTCGGTTGCATTGGAACTCAACAATAACCTTAAACCTGCCATAAAAATTTTGCATGATGCTCTTAAAGCCAAATCTGACGAATTCAAAGATATCATCAAAATTGGACGTACACATACCATGGATGCAGTGCCACTGACGTTGGGTCAAGAATTTAGCGCTTATGCTCAACAATTGGCATATGCGCTCGATCGCATCGATGCCGCTCTGCCGCGCGTTTACGAATTGGCTTTGGGCGGTACAGCTGTTGGCACTGGCCTCAACACCCGTATTGGTTTTGCGGAAAAATGTGCCGCACGCATTGCTCAACTTACCAAACTGCCTTTTGTATCAGCGCCAAACAAGTTTGAAGCCTTGGCAGCACGTGATGCTATGGTGGAAGTGCATGGTGTTTTAAATACAATCGCCGTTAGCTTAATGAAAATTGGCAACGATATTCGTTTCCTTGGTTCAGGTCCTCGTTGTGGCTTGGGTGAACTGATGCTGCCTGAAAACGAGCCAGGAAGTTCGATTATGCCGGGAAAAGTGAATCCAACTCAATGCGAATCACTAACTATGTTAGCGGCACAAGTTATGGGCAACCATGTGGCGGTAACTGTAGGCGGCGCCAATGGACATTTCgaattaaatgttttcaaacCTTTAATCGTCTCGAACGTTTTACGTTCCATTCGCTTGCTAT ctGATGGCTCACGTACATTTACCTCCAATTGCGTCAATGGAATACAGGCGAATCGCGATCGCATTGGAAAGATCATGGCAGAATCCTTAATGTTAGTGACTGCCTTGAATCCCCATATTGGCTACGACAAAGCTGCCAAGATTGCTAAGACTGCCCATAAAAATGGCACCACTTTGAAGGAGGAAGCCATCAACTTAGGCTACCTAACTGCCGAGCAATTTGAGCAATGGGTTAAACCATCGGAAATGTTgggaccaaaataa
- the LOC138857323 gene encoding uncharacterized protein, protein MDSGYTDFSKAFDRVDHEILMHKLSSYGLGGSALSWIHSYLTERRLQVRFDGYLSHKYEVICSVLQGSHLGPVLKIFRPIACMTDILTLQQDIDTLGNWCRVNILDANYKINGLEIIEVEDVKDLGIIVYNKLTCSKHIDHFQGIQNSRVHLKKRYRFQQPLQPD, encoded by the coding sequence ATGGACTCCGGCTACACGGATTTTAGCAAGGCATTTGATCGTGTTGACCACGAAATACTAATGCACAAGTTGAGTAGCTACGGCCTAGGAGGTAGCGCATTGTCCTGGATACATTCATACCTTACAGAAAGACGTCTTCAGGTCAGATTCGATGGCTATCTATCTCATAAATATGAAGTGATATGTAGTGTACTACAAGGGTCTCATTTAGGCCCGGTACTCAAAATCTTCAGACCCATTGCCTGTATGACTGACATCTTAACGCTACAGCAAGATATTGATACTCTTGGTAATTGGTGCCGTGTGAATATACTTGACGCAAACTACAAGATCAACGGCCTGGAGATTATAGAGGTTGAAGATGTAAAAGACCTGGGCATCATAGTTTATAATAAGCTCACCTGCTCTAAACATATTGATCACTTCCAAGGCATTCAAAACTCTCGGGTTCATCTAAAGAAACGGTATAGATTTCAGCAGCCCCTACAACCTGACTAG
- the LOC106617481 gene encoding protein regulator of cytokinesis 1 — MADFEGENLELQRVMAENVNDLASIWTEMFDEEMCLYNFKKLKEHVKTFFTELIEESLQRKGLIENEIEELHKEADMLCRLLKTDVDFPRIDEKNVPLLVLQSKMDKSLTELRDQLRRRRDEICELLLEQEGLCEELGEAPRPLLADPLPSEEEILEFRTHLDQLKMERMERLNEMSVLRREIKNYLNILETQVNTDTEDRLLNHRQIKLNEETFKALRRMQELYGTRVKILSERIDSMRNKLESLWGRLKTSPNTRNKFKRNTEYNQRTYNVLKDELQRCESLQSQNIKECLQQIRAEIVEWWDKTLKSETERNRFSNFHNNCYTEDLLVLHEIELEDIKRFYDNNHQIFELYDNRRLLWDRMIALEAKASDPGRYNNRGGQLLKEEKERKTIATKLPKIEQQIRELVVAFEEKEHQEFRVYGENILELMEKEWEMKRQEKEKISSARKNAQTPHPVTGRTPMSAKNGSMISMRKAPSNTNLSALPSASANSARKRKLLQNERNTPLPKRSLVFPPNSPSVFSKPMTNARNTGLSSAGVKLSTKSFKSPLKKSRVIATTIRRRSGRQSSGNKKRSSLSKTVKKNTVATPKILINDGSDWNTDTDDAYDSFQKSIDPDSRSSIIHTAFSRVAASSTISTRSKRIHPSDSCVVHLPNPRAGFHHPLTPSKMSPAASSRKLTTKNLPIII, encoded by the coding sequence ATGGCTGACTTTGAAGGGGAGAATCTGGAGCTGCAAAGGGTAATGGCAGAAAATGTTAACGATCTTGCTTCAATATGGACGGAAATGTTTGATGAagaaatgtgtttatataattttaaaaaactaaaggaacatgtgaaaacattttttacggAATTGATAGAAGAGTCCTTGCAAAGAAAGGGACTTATAGAAAATGAAATAGAAGAGTTACACAAAGAAGCAGATATGCTTTGTCGTTTATTGAAAACAGATGTAGATTTCCCAAGAATTGATGAAAAAAATGTACCGTTGTTGGTTCTACagtcaaaaatggataaaagttTAACTGAATTGCGAGATCAATTACGGCGGCGCCGTGATGAAATTTGCGAGCTTTTACTTGAGCAAGAAGGTCTATGTGAAGAGTTGGGCGAAGCTCCTCGTCCTCTTTTGGCTGATCCTTTACCTTCAGAAGAAGAAATTTTGGAATTTCGTACTCACTTAGACCAACTAAAGATGGAGCGTATGGAACGCTTGAATGAGATGTCTGTATTACGCCGGGagataaaaaattacttaaatatattgGAGACACAAGTTAATACAGACACGGAAGACAGACTATTAAATCACAGACAAATTAAACTCAATGAAGAGACTTTTAAAGCGCTCAGGCGTATGCAAGAATTATACGGGACGCGTGTAAAAATCTTGTCAGAGCGTATAGATAGTATGCGTAATAAATTAGAGTCCCTTTGGGGGCGCTTGAAAACATCGCCAAATActcgaaataaatttaaacgtaATACAGAATATAACCAGCGAACATATAATGTACTTAAAGACGAACTGCAACGATGCGAATCTTTACAAAgtcaaaatataaaagaatgcCTCCAACAAATCCGTGCCGAGATTGTTGAATGGTGGGATAAAACTCTTAAATCGGAAACGGAGAGGAATCGTTTTTCTAACTTTCACAATAATTGCTATACAGAGGATCTATTAGTATTACATGAAATTGAGTTGGAGGATATAAAAAGATTCTACGATAATAATCATCAGATATTTGAACTTTACGATAATAGGAGATTGTTATGGGATCGAATGATTGCGCTCGAAGCTAAAGCTTCAGATCCAGGCCGGTATAACAACCGTGGGGGCCAATTACTTAAAGAAGAAAAGGAACGCAAAACAATCGCTACTAAATTGCCGAAAATTGAGCAACAAATTCGAGAGTTAGTTGTTGCTTTCGAAGAAAAAGAGCATCAGGAGTTTCGTGTTTATGGCGAAAATATTTTAGAGTTAATGGAAAAAGAATGGGAGATGAAACGTCAAGAAAAGGAGAAAATTAGCAGTGCACGTAAAAATGCTCAAACGCCTCACCCAGTTACTGGTCGTACACCTATGTCAGCAAAAAACGGTTCAATGATTTCAATGCGTAAAGCCCCCTCTAATACTAACTTATCAGCACTTCCGTCTGCCTCTGCCAATTCAGCGAGAAAACGGAAACTGCttcaaaatgaaagaaatactCCGTTGCCTAAACGAAGTTTAGTTTTTCCGCCTAACAGTCCTAGCGTTTTTTCAAAACCAATGACGAACGCTCGTAATACAGGCTTATCTTCTGCTGGAGTTAAGTTATCAACAAAGTCGTTTAAATCGCCTCTAAAGAAATCGCGAGTTATTGCAACCACGATACGTCGTAGATCGGGCCGTCAAAGTTCTGGAAACAAAAAGCGATCTTCCTTGAGTAAGACCGTAAAGAAAAATACAGTTGCTACACCAAAAATTCTTATCAATGATGGCTCAGATTGGAACACTGATACAGATGATGCATATGATTCCTTCCAAAAAAGCATTGATCCCGATTCACGTTCTTCTATAATACACACGGCTTTTTCACGCGTTGCAGCCTCATCGACTATTTCGACTCGGTCCAAACGAATTCATCCTAGTGATAGCTGTGTTGTACACTTGCCTAATCCCCGCGCTGGGTTCCATCATCCACTCACACCGTCCAAAATGTCGCCTGCAGCAAGCAGCCGAAAACTTACCACGAAAAATTTACCtattataatttga
- the LOC106617491 gene encoding fumarate hydratase, mitochondrial isoform X3 has protein sequence MASEAYRVESDTFGELKVPAEKYYGAQTMRSKLNFPIGGSSERMPQPVIQAMGILKKAAAEVNKEYGLDAKVSDAISKAADDVISGKLYEDHFPLVIWQTGSGTQTNMNVNEVISNRAIEMMGGELGSKSPVHPNDHVNKSQSSNDTFPTAIHISVALELNNNLKPAIKILHDALKAKSDEFKDIIKIGRTHTMDAVPLTLGQEFSAYAQQLAYALDRIDAALPRVYELALGGTAVGTGLNTRIGFAEKCAARIAQLTKLPFVSAPNKFEALAARDAMVEVHGVLNTIAVSLMKIGNDIRFLGSGPRCGLGELMLPENEPGSSIMPGKVNPTQCESLTMLAAQVMGNHVAVTVGGANGHFELNVFKPLIVSNVLRSIRLLSDGSRTFTSNCVNGIQANRDRIGKIMAESLMLVTALNPHIGYDKAAKIAKTAHKNGTTLKEEAINLGYLTAEQFEQWVKPSEMLGPK, from the exons atg gcCTCCGAAGCGTATCGTGTAGAATCCGACACATTTGGCGAACTAAAAGTTCCAGCTGAGAAGTATTATGGCGCCCAGACAATGCgatccaaattaaattttccgaTTGGCGGATCTTCTGAGCGCATGCCG CAACCGGTTATTCAAGCGATGGGAATTTTAAAGAAAGCTGCCGCTGAGGTGAACAAGGAGTATGGTCTTGACGCCAAGGTCAGTGACGCTATTTCGAAAGCTGCTGATGATGTCATATCCGGTAAATTGTATGAAGATCATTTTCCCTTGGTGATTTGGCAAACAGGTTCAGGCACACAAACTAATATGAATGTCAATGAG GTGATCAGCAACCGTGCCATTGAAATGATGGGTGGTGAATTGGGTTCAAAGAGCCCCGTCCATCCTAATGATCATGTGAATAAGTCGCAGAGCTCTAATGACACATTCCCTACAGCTATTCATATTTCGGTTGCATTGGAACTCAACAATAACCTTAAACCTGCCATAAAAATTTTGCATGATGCTCTTAAAGCCAAATCTGACGAATTCAAAGATATCATCAAAATTGGACGTACACATACCATGGATGCAGTGCCACTGACGTTGGGTCAAGAATTTAGCGCTTATGCTCAACAATTGGCATATGCGCTCGATCGCATCGATGCCGCTCTGCCGCGCGTTTACGAATTGGCTTTGGGCGGTACAGCTGTTGGCACTGGCCTCAACACCCGTATTGGTTTTGCGGAAAAATGTGCCGCACGCATTGCTCAACTTACCAAACTGCCTTTTGTATCAGCGCCAAACAAGTTTGAAGCCTTGGCAGCACGTGATGCTATGGTGGAAGTGCATGGTGTTTTAAATACAATCGCCGTTAGCTTAATGAAAATTGGCAACGATATTCGTTTCCTTGGTTCAGGTCCTCGTTGTGGCTTGGGTGAACTGATGCTGCCTGAAAACGAGCCAGGAAGTTCGATTATGCCGGGAAAAGTGAATCCAACTCAATGCGAATCACTAACTATGTTAGCGGCACAAGTTATGGGCAACCATGTGGCGGTAACTGTAGGCGGCGCCAATGGACATTTCgaattaaatgttttcaaacCTTTAATCGTCTCGAACGTTTTACGTTCCATTCGCTTGCTAT ctGATGGCTCACGTACATTTACCTCCAATTGCGTCAATGGAATACAGGCGAATCGCGATCGCATTGGAAAGATCATGGCAGAATCCTTAATGTTAGTGACTGCCTTGAATCCCCATATTGGCTACGACAAAGCTGCCAAGATTGCTAAGACTGCCCATAAAAATGGCACCACTTTGAAGGAGGAAGCCATCAACTTAGGCTACCTAACTGCCGAGCAATTTGAGCAATGGGTTAAACCATCGGAAATGTTgggaccaaaataa
- the LOC106617491 gene encoding fumarate hydratase, mitochondrial isoform X1, giving the protein MVLQAMGRFANLARSLQQLSACSWVHSPLINRGLASEAYRVESDTFGELKVPAEKYYGAQTMRSKLNFPIGGSSERMPQPVIQAMGILKKAAAEVNKEYGLDAKVSDAISKAADDVISGKLYEDHFPLVIWQTGSGTQTNMNVNEVISNRAIEMMGGELGSKSPVHPNDHVNKSQSSNDTFPTAIHISVALELNNNLKPAIKILHDALKAKSDEFKDIIKIGRTHTMDAVPLTLGQEFSAYAQQLAYALDRIDAALPRVYELALGGTAVGTGLNTRIGFAEKCAARIAQLTKLPFVSAPNKFEALAARDAMVEVHGVLNTIAVSLMKIGNDIRFLGSGPRCGLGELMLPENEPGSSIMPGKVNPTQCESLTMLAAQVMGNHVAVTVGGANGHFELNVFKPLIVSNVLRSIRLLSDGSRTFTSNCVNGIQANRDRIGKIMAESLMLVTALNPHIGYDKAAKIAKTAHKNGTTLKEEAINLGYLTAEQFEQWVKPSEMLGPK; this is encoded by the exons ATGGTGCTTCAAGCTATGGGACGATTTGCAAATTTGGCACGCAGTCTACAGCAACTGAGCGCATGCAGTTGGGTGCATTCACCACTTATCAATAGAGGATTG gcCTCCGAAGCGTATCGTGTAGAATCCGACACATTTGGCGAACTAAAAGTTCCAGCTGAGAAGTATTATGGCGCCCAGACAATGCgatccaaattaaattttccgaTTGGCGGATCTTCTGAGCGCATGCCG CAACCGGTTATTCAAGCGATGGGAATTTTAAAGAAAGCTGCCGCTGAGGTGAACAAGGAGTATGGTCTTGACGCCAAGGTCAGTGACGCTATTTCGAAAGCTGCTGATGATGTCATATCCGGTAAATTGTATGAAGATCATTTTCCCTTGGTGATTTGGCAAACAGGTTCAGGCACACAAACTAATATGAATGTCAATGAG GTGATCAGCAACCGTGCCATTGAAATGATGGGTGGTGAATTGGGTTCAAAGAGCCCCGTCCATCCTAATGATCATGTGAATAAGTCGCAGAGCTCTAATGACACATTCCCTACAGCTATTCATATTTCGGTTGCATTGGAACTCAACAATAACCTTAAACCTGCCATAAAAATTTTGCATGATGCTCTTAAAGCCAAATCTGACGAATTCAAAGATATCATCAAAATTGGACGTACACATACCATGGATGCAGTGCCACTGACGTTGGGTCAAGAATTTAGCGCTTATGCTCAACAATTGGCATATGCGCTCGATCGCATCGATGCCGCTCTGCCGCGCGTTTACGAATTGGCTTTGGGCGGTACAGCTGTTGGCACTGGCCTCAACACCCGTATTGGTTTTGCGGAAAAATGTGCCGCACGCATTGCTCAACTTACCAAACTGCCTTTTGTATCAGCGCCAAACAAGTTTGAAGCCTTGGCAGCACGTGATGCTATGGTGGAAGTGCATGGTGTTTTAAATACAATCGCCGTTAGCTTAATGAAAATTGGCAACGATATTCGTTTCCTTGGTTCAGGTCCTCGTTGTGGCTTGGGTGAACTGATGCTGCCTGAAAACGAGCCAGGAAGTTCGATTATGCCGGGAAAAGTGAATCCAACTCAATGCGAATCACTAACTATGTTAGCGGCACAAGTTATGGGCAACCATGTGGCGGTAACTGTAGGCGGCGCCAATGGACATTTCgaattaaatgttttcaaacCTTTAATCGTCTCGAACGTTTTACGTTCCATTCGCTTGCTAT ctGATGGCTCACGTACATTTACCTCCAATTGCGTCAATGGAATACAGGCGAATCGCGATCGCATTGGAAAGATCATGGCAGAATCCTTAATGTTAGTGACTGCCTTGAATCCCCATATTGGCTACGACAAAGCTGCCAAGATTGCTAAGACTGCCCATAAAAATGGCACCACTTTGAAGGAGGAAGCCATCAACTTAGGCTACCTAACTGCCGAGCAATTTGAGCAATGGGTTAAACCATCGGAAATGTTgggaccaaaataa